The Thermosynechococcus sp. CL-1 genomic interval GTTTCATCAGTTGCAGACCGCGCCCGCTCAGGTCTTGCAGATCTGAGATTGGAATGACCTTAATGCGGCCTTGGCGCGTCAGCAAAATCAGCTTCTCTGCTGGGGCTTGACTGGGCAAGACCGTCAGGAGGGTTTCCCCTTGCGCCGACTCCGGCAAGAGAGTCAGTAGGGGTTGACCGCGATCGCTCTCACGGCGGCTGCTAACGGGTAATCGCTCTAAGGGCAGCGGATAGACCTTGCCACTTTCCGTAAACACCCACAGGCGATCCTTGGCCTGTACCGAGAAGGCCAAAGGCAATGGCTCTGACCACGGTAGCCACGTTTGCAATTGGAGACTCCCCCGACTGCGCTGGGACAGACAGCGCCCGTAACCGCGATGGTTCACTTCGACCCAGAGGGGCGTATCGTCACAATCATTGGTCTCCACGGGGGTGGGGAGCGGCGGCGCTGCCGTGAGGATTTGAGTGCGGCGGGGATCGGCAAAGGCTTTCTTTAACTGCCGCAATTCTTTCTTCAGTGCCTTGAGGCGCTCAGGACGCTGGCTAATCAGGGTTTCCAACTGGGCAATCCGCGCTTGTAGCTCCGCCTGTTCCCGTTCTAGGTCTTGGCGCTCCTGTTGGGTGAGGCGGCGTAGGGGCATGGCAATCAGGGCACTGGCTTGGCGATCGCTCAAACCCAAGCGGGTCATCAATTCCCGCTGGGCAGTACTGCCATCCGCTGCCGATCGCAAAATCTCAATCACCTGATCCACGGCATTGAGGCCGATTAAGAGTCCCGTCACCACATGCTGGCGGGCTTGAGCCGTTTCGAGATCATGGCGATATTGCCGTAGCAGGGTCTGCTCGCGAAATTGAAGAAACTCACTGAGAATCTCCTTGAGGGAGAGTTGGCGGGGTTGATTGCCCACCAGTGCCATCAAGTTGATGCCATAGGTCACTTGTAGTGCGGTTAGGCGGTAGAGTTGCTCCAAGAGTTGTGCCGCTGAGGCATCCCGCTTCAGTTCAATGACCACCCGCAGCCCCTCGCGATCGCTTTCGTCCCGCAGATCGGCAATGCCCTCAAGGCGACCTTGATTCACCAAATCCGCCACCTTCTCAATCCATGCCGCCTTATTCACCTGATAGGGTAGCTCTGTCACCACAATGGCTTGGCGACGGTGGCGGCCGCGTCCGGGCTGAATATCCTCAAGGGTGGCCACCCCCCGCAGGGTGATCGTCCCTCGACCCGTGGCGTAGGCGCGCAGCAATGCTGCCCCATCCACAATCACACCCCCCGTGGGAAAGTCCGGTCCCGGCAGGTGGGTGAGCAGTTCTTCTAGGCAGAGATGGGGACGGTCAATAAGCGCAATCAGAGCATCCACCACTTCCCCCAGATTGTGGGGTGGAATGTTTGTGGCCATGCCCACAGCAATTCCCGTTGCGCCATTCAACAGCAAAATTGGCAGTTGCGCCGGCAGCACCAAGGGCTCCTCTTGGGAACTGTCAAAGTTGGGGACAAAATCCACAATGGCGTCGCTGATATTCTCCAGTAGCGTGCGGTGGGCGATCGCTGCCAAGCGCGTTTCCGTATAGCGCATTGCCGCCGCAGGATCATCATCAATGGAGCCAAAATTGCCATGCCCTGCCAAGAGGGGATAGCGACTGCTAAAGGGCTGCACCAAGCGCACCAGTGCCTCATAGACCGCTTGATCCCCATGGGGGTGATATTTCCCCAGCACATCCCCCACCACCCGTGCACACTTGCGAAAGGGGCGATCGGGCGTCAACCCCAACTCATACATGGCATAGAGAATCCGCCGATGCACTGGTTTTAGCCCATCCCGCACATCTGGTAGTGCCCGCCCCACAATCACACTCATGGCGTACTCCAGATAGGAGCGTTGCATTTCACTGTGCAGTGGTGTTGGGATCACCTGTCCAGAGGTCAGCAAATCCAGTTGTTTGGGCATGATCACGAACGAGCCAAAGGATCATTCCCCACGATACAAGAGTTTTGCGAATTGTAAAGTAAGTTAAGACTCCGTTGGGGTTGCTTCCTCAAGCTTCTCCTTGGTCAGCCGCGCCACTAGTTCCTTAATGAGGATGTAAATGATCGGCACCACAAAGAAACTGAGAAATGTGGCTGCAAGCATGCCACCTGTGACACTTGTTCCCAAGGAGTGACGGGATTTTGCCCCAGCACCCGTAGCAATGACCAGCGGGAAAATGCCCAGAATAAAGGAGATGGCCGTCATCAAAATGGGGCGCAGCCGTTCCTCGGCGGCATTGATCACCGACTTGACAATGGACGTGCCCTTGCTTTCGCGAATTTGGTTGGCAAACTCCACGATCAAAATCGCATTCTTACTGGCGAGGCCAATCAGCATCACCAAACCAATTTGGCAAAATACATCATTACTCAGCCCCCGCAACCACTGTGCCAACAAAGCGCCCATGATCGCCAAAGGCACCGAAAGGATAATGATCAAGGGGTCAATATAGCTTTCGTACTGCGCCGAGAGCACGAGGAATACAAACACGAGACCAAGGCCAAAAATCAACGGTGCTTGGCCTGCGGAGCGGGTGGACTCTAGGGATAACCCCGTCCAGCTATAGCCGATGCCATTGGGGAGAACCTCCTGAGCCAAGGATGCCATTGTCATCATCGCTTGACTATCACTGAGGGGTGGCACATTTTGACCAGTCACCTCCGCCGAACGGAACAAGTTATGGTGATAAATAATCGGCGGTGCCGAGACCTGTTCAATCGTGACGAGATTACTGAGGGGAATGAGCGCATTTTGCTCCGAGCGTACATAGATGCGGTTGATGTCATCGGGATTCGAGCGAAACTGCTTATCCGCCTGCACAATCACTTGGTAACTGCGGGCAAAAATCGTGAATTGGTTAACGTATAACGA includes:
- a CDS encoding DNA topoisomerase (ATP-hydrolyzing) subunit A, which produces MPKQLDLLTSGQVIPTPLHSEMQRSYLEYAMSVIVGRALPDVRDGLKPVHRRILYAMYELGLTPDRPFRKCARVVGDVLGKYHPHGDQAVYEALVRLVQPFSSRYPLLAGHGNFGSIDDDPAAAMRYTETRLAAIAHRTLLENISDAIVDFVPNFDSSQEEPLVLPAQLPILLLNGATGIAVGMATNIPPHNLGEVVDALIALIDRPHLCLEELLTHLPGPDFPTGGVIVDGAALLRAYATGRGTITLRGVATLEDIQPGRGRHRRQAIVVTELPYQVNKAAWIEKVADLVNQGRLEGIADLRDESDREGLRVVIELKRDASAAQLLEQLYRLTALQVTYGINLMALVGNQPRQLSLKEILSEFLQFREQTLLRQYRHDLETAQARQHVVTGLLIGLNAVDQVIEILRSAADGSTAQRELMTRLGLSDRQASALIAMPLRRLTQQERQDLEREQAELQARIAQLETLISQRPERLKALKKELRQLKKAFADPRRTQILTAAPPLPTPVETNDCDDTPLWVEVNHRGYGRCLSQRSRGSLQLQTWLPWSEPLPLAFSVQAKDRLWVFTESGKVYPLPLERLPVSSRRESDRGQPLLTLLPESAQGETLLTVLPSQAPAEKLILLTRQGRIKVIPISDLQDLSGRGLQLMKLKAGDALGWVLPADTDHLVLATSRGRVFHFFIPDIPTLGRLNQGQAAVRLSGQETLVGAIALSEPENVILVTTSGLGKQVPLPLMEVVPLGHLGQLAMPLRQKADRLAGIGRGGSPLALVTNQERAWITNGEEIPILNKEAVGVAIAPLDPQEQIQAVVPLV